One window of Chamaesiphon minutus PCC 6605 genomic DNA carries:
- a CDS encoding peptidoglycan-binding protein, with protein sequence MTTVKEAIEAMIRERNVETGRVSGLSRQIIAQMNTLQTGILVNFESLPGINSSGEAHLNLYLQAGAREALRAALRSGIAQQPSLRMTINSAFRTVAQQHILYRVYQRDPKLIPLAAKPGNSNHEDGLAIDVNNYNAWKTYLLANGWQWLGGNDPVHFFNTNGRDDISTLGVKAFQSLWNRYNPTDRMTVDGNFGDQTAAKMDRCPIRGFSVVSVFRLGDNGAVVTRIQQHLTNVGFSVPINGVFDDKTKAAVIKFQLKQGLAADGDVGPMTLKLLGIRL encoded by the coding sequence ATGACTACAGTTAAAGAAGCGATCGAGGCGATGATTCGAGAGCGTAATGTCGAAACCGGACGCGTTAGCGGCTTGAGTCGGCAAATTATCGCCCAAATGAATACCTTGCAGACTGGTATTTTAGTTAACTTTGAGAGCCTACCAGGAATTAACTCTTCTGGCGAAGCTCATCTCAATCTCTATCTGCAAGCTGGAGCCAGAGAAGCTTTGCGAGCCGCACTGCGATCGGGGATCGCCCAGCAACCCAGTCTGAGAATGACAATTAATTCAGCTTTTCGGACTGTTGCCCAACAGCACATTCTCTACCGTGTTTATCAGCGAGATCCCAAATTAATTCCATTAGCCGCCAAGCCTGGAAATAGCAACCATGAAGATGGTCTGGCGATCGATGTTAATAACTATAATGCTTGGAAAACCTATCTGTTGGCTAATGGTTGGCAATGGCTTGGCGGTAACGATCCGGTACATTTTTTTAATACTAACGGACGGGATGATATCAGTACCTTGGGAGTGAAAGCTTTTCAGAGCCTGTGGAATCGCTACAATCCCACAGATCGAATGACTGTAGATGGTAACTTTGGCGACCAAACCGCCGCGAAAATGGATCGGTGCCCGATCCGGGGCTTTTCAGTAGTCAGCGTGTTTCGTCTGGGCGATAATGGAGCCGTTGTAACGCGGATTCAGCAGCACTTGACCAATGTCGGTTTCTCTGTGCCCATCAATGGCGTTTTCGACGACAAAACGAAGGCGGCTGTCATTAAGTTTCAACTCAAGCAAGGATTGGCTGCGGATGGCGATGTCGGCCCGATGACTCTCAAACTGCTAGGGATTAGGCTTTAG
- the speA gene encoding biosynthetic arginine decarboxylase, whose product MELERAEITVTAELDRLLKNTVDPKDKAKVGVKNQHQPERPKAPWTIEDSENLYRIQGWGEPYFSINAAGHVTVAPQGDRGGSLDLYELVTSLQQRNLALPLLIRFSDILEHRIERLNACFAKAIARYNYGGVYKGVFPVKCNQQKHLIEDLVKFGKPYQFGLEAGSKPELMIAIAMLNNPGALLICNGYKDREYIETAMLAQKLDQTPIIVLEQIEEVEIAIEAAKALGIKPNLGVRAKLNAKGIGRWGVSSGDRAKFGLTIPEIIMVVDKLKAVDMIDSLQLLHFHIGSQISSISVIKDAIGEASKIYVELVQLGANMKYLDVGGGLGIDYDGSQTNFHASKNYDLQNYANDIVAEVRETCSDKNIPVPTLISESGRAIASHQSVLIFDVLSTCEVRTDLPPPTTNPEHQIVRNLWETYESITPENFREAFYDANQFKEEALSRFKFGYLTLTERSRAEQLYWACCQKILDIAKREEYMPEDLEELEQIMASIYYINLSVFQSAPDSWAIDQLFPIMPIHRLGEEPTRRGILADLTCDSDGKIDQFIDLKDVKHVLELHPLEAKEPYYLGLFLGGAYQEIMGNLHNLFGDTNAVHIKITPKGYKIEHVVKGDTMTEVVGYVQYDVEDLIESIRQKAEQALLENRIEIGEAQRLLQNYEHSLSQYTYLAP is encoded by the coding sequence ATGGAACTAGAGCGAGCTGAGATCACCGTAACCGCAGAGTTAGATCGACTATTGAAAAATACTGTAGATCCCAAGGATAAAGCGAAAGTGGGTGTCAAAAACCAACACCAACCCGAACGACCCAAAGCACCTTGGACGATCGAGGATAGTGAGAATCTGTACCGAATTCAAGGCTGGGGCGAACCTTACTTTTCAATTAATGCTGCGGGGCACGTTACCGTAGCACCCCAAGGCGATCGCGGTGGCTCGCTAGACCTTTACGAGCTAGTCACATCCCTGCAACAGCGCAACTTGGCTTTGCCGCTGCTGATTCGGTTTTCAGACATTTTAGAGCATCGGATCGAGCGGCTCAATGCCTGTTTTGCTAAAGCGATCGCGCGTTATAACTATGGCGGCGTGTACAAAGGGGTATTTCCGGTCAAGTGCAACCAACAAAAGCACCTGATCGAAGATCTGGTTAAATTTGGCAAACCATATCAATTTGGTTTGGAAGCAGGCTCCAAACCAGAGCTAATGATTGCGATTGCCATGCTCAATAACCCTGGAGCCTTGCTAATTTGCAATGGCTACAAAGATCGCGAATATATCGAAACCGCGATGCTAGCGCAGAAATTAGACCAAACACCGATTATCGTTCTCGAACAGATCGAAGAAGTCGAAATTGCGATCGAAGCAGCCAAAGCACTCGGCATTAAACCCAATCTTGGCGTCCGTGCCAAACTCAATGCTAAAGGAATCGGACGCTGGGGCGTATCTAGCGGCGATCGGGCTAAATTTGGGCTGACGATTCCCGAAATCATCATGGTAGTAGACAAGCTCAAAGCAGTCGATATGATCGACTCCTTGCAACTGCTGCACTTCCACATCGGCTCGCAAATTTCCTCGATCTCTGTGATCAAAGATGCGATCGGCGAAGCTAGCAAGATCTATGTCGAACTCGTCCAATTAGGGGCGAATATGAAATATCTCGACGTCGGTGGTGGTTTGGGCATCGATTACGACGGTTCGCAGACCAATTTTCATGCTTCCAAAAACTACGATCTCCAAAACTACGCCAACGATATCGTCGCCGAAGTTCGTGAGACATGTAGCGACAAAAATATCCCCGTTCCTACCCTGATCAGTGAAAGCGGACGCGCGATCGCCTCCCACCAATCGGTGCTAATTTTTGATGTCCTGAGCACCTGTGAAGTCCGCACCGACTTACCCCCACCCACAACCAATCCCGAACACCAAATCGTGCGCAACCTGTGGGAAACTTACGAAAGTATTACCCCAGAAAATTTTCGGGAAGCATTTTACGATGCCAACCAATTTAAAGAAGAAGCCCTCAGTCGCTTTAAATTTGGCTACCTGACGCTCACCGAACGTTCTCGTGCCGAACAACTCTATTGGGCTTGCTGCCAAAAAATCCTCGACATCGCCAAGCGCGAGGAATATATGCCCGAAGATTTGGAAGAACTCGAACAAATCATGGCATCGATCTACTATATCAATTTGTCCGTCTTCCAGTCGGCTCCAGATAGTTGGGCGATCGATCAATTATTCCCGATTATGCCGATTCATCGGTTGGGTGAAGAACCCACCCGACGGGGCATTTTGGCCGATCTTACCTGCGATAGCGATGGCAAAATCGACCAATTTATCGATCTTAAAGACGTCAAACACGTACTCGAATTGCATCCTTTAGAAGCCAAGGAACCTTATTATTTAGGACTATTTCTCGGTGGTGCTTATCAAGAGATTATGGGCAATCTTCATAACTTATTTGGAGATACCAATGCCGTCCATATCAAGATCACCCCTAAAGGTTATAAGATCGAACACGTCGTTAAAGGCGATACGATGACCGAAGTTGTCGGTTACGTTCAATATGATGTTGAAGACTTAATTGAGAGCATTCGTCAAAAAGCCGAACAAGCACTGCTTGAAAATCGGATCGAGATCGGTGAAGCCCAACGCCTGTTACAAAACTACGAACACAGTCTGTCTCAATATACTTATCTCGCTCCGTAA
- a CDS encoding TIGR03960 family B12-binding radical SAM protein, with the protein MAVAVDSLITPEILKPARYLGNELGAVHKPWESATVRWALTYPEIYEVGASNLGHIILYSIINAQPRQLCDRAYLPAADLAQKLRDTQTPLFGVESQKSLAEFDILGFSLSYELGATNILEMLSLAGIPLTWREREAGNYPLIFAGGQTATSNPEPYADFFDFIALGDGEELLPEIGLVVEDGKNAGLSRRDLLLDLAQVPGVYVPQFYDSHPDGSVKPNHPDVPERILRRVATPIPAYSIGLVPYVETVHDRLTIEIRRGCTRGCRFCQPGMLTRPARDVEPEAVINAIESGMRSTGYDEFSLLSLSCSDYLALPAVGLEIKNRLKDENISLTLPSQRVDRFDENIANIIGGTRQGGLTFAPEAGTQRLRDIINKGLTNEELLRGVKTGFEQGWDKIKLYFMIGLPGETDVDVIGIAETVRWLKRECWAKGKRYLNFNITISNFTPKPHTPFQWHSVSTTEFARKQRLLKEEFRDLRGVKVNYTDVRISAMEDFVGRGDRSLAPVIRRAWELGAGMDAWWESLDKAYGAWAQAIDEAGLDWKYRRVENGEWNIFENDPALAPSTLQGEGWVGVKISAETLVSKQGFGVGSEDGGVPTRGTPTDPGTEPRSVVNNRAPILKPRIATGEAALTDSSNTPESVGVPLVGTQPTTAPTNNPVPPSPIQLPHNLNAPLPWDHLDTGIDKKWLQDDLERALAAGIVPDCSFDGCSHCGVCGTDFGHNVIVPPLPIPEFTGHFTPNTDKVQRIRVWFGKIGKMSLVGHLDLAKLFDRAIRRASIPVTYSGGFHPAPRIMIANALPLGSTSTGEIADIELTSMMDESEFHTKLAAQLPADIPIYRVESVDLKQPAASALITKAEYLITVSSISEIPPQWETWLAAVLASQEIIQNKKSKSGKNTQINLRDRLYELESEPTPSPSEEGSNIELRYVGSCANDGTLLRPEQMVFMLEQVSGMELQLVSVVRLRLIVGE; encoded by the coding sequence GTGGCAGTTGCAGTAGATAGTCTCATTACTCCTGAAATCCTCAAACCCGCTCGCTATCTTGGTAACGAACTCGGCGCAGTGCATAAGCCGTGGGAGAGTGCGACGGTTCGTTGGGCACTGACATATCCAGAGATCTACGAAGTTGGGGCGAGCAATCTGGGGCATATTATCCTCTACAGTATTATCAACGCCCAGCCGCGCCAATTGTGCGATCGAGCCTATCTACCCGCAGCGGATTTGGCACAGAAGTTACGCGATACGCAGACACCATTATTCGGGGTAGAGTCGCAGAAGTCGCTTGCCGAATTCGATATCCTCGGTTTTAGTCTCAGCTATGAATTGGGCGCAACGAATATCTTGGAAATGTTGAGTCTGGCGGGAATTCCCCTGACGTGGCGCGAACGTGAGGCGGGTAATTATCCACTGATTTTTGCCGGGGGACAGACAGCGACATCCAATCCCGAACCATACGCGGATTTCTTTGACTTTATCGCCCTGGGGGATGGGGAAGAGCTATTACCCGAAATTGGTTTGGTGGTGGAAGATGGCAAGAATGCGGGGTTGAGTCGGCGGGATTTATTATTGGATTTGGCGCAGGTGCCTGGTGTCTATGTACCCCAATTTTACGATTCGCATCCCGATGGGAGTGTGAAACCCAATCATCCCGACGTACCCGAACGCATTCTCCGACGGGTAGCTACCCCGATTCCAGCATACTCGATCGGGTTGGTGCCCTATGTCGAAACCGTCCACGACAGGTTAACTATCGAAATTCGCCGTGGTTGTACCCGTGGTTGTCGCTTTTGCCAGCCAGGAATGTTGACTCGCCCTGCGCGGGATGTGGAGCCGGAAGCAGTAATTAATGCGATCGAATCTGGAATGCGATCGACGGGTTATGATGAGTTTTCTCTTCTCTCCCTCAGTTGCTCCGATTATCTCGCTCTTCCTGCTGTCGGATTAGAAATTAAGAATCGGCTTAAGGATGAAAATATCTCGCTCACGCTTCCCAGTCAGCGGGTAGATAGATTCGATGAAAATATTGCCAATATCATTGGCGGTACGCGTCAAGGTGGCTTAACTTTTGCGCCCGAAGCGGGTACCCAACGCCTGCGGGATATTATTAACAAGGGTTTGACGAATGAAGAACTGCTGCGCGGCGTGAAGACGGGCTTCGAGCAAGGTTGGGATAAGATCAAACTCTACTTTATGATCGGTTTACCGGGCGAAACCGATGTCGATGTCATTGGGATTGCCGAAACTGTGCGCTGGCTCAAACGGGAATGCTGGGCAAAGGGCAAACGGTACCTGAATTTTAATATCACCATTTCCAATTTCACACCCAAACCCCATACCCCTTTCCAATGGCATTCGGTTTCGACTACCGAATTTGCCCGCAAACAACGGTTACTCAAAGAAGAATTCCGAGATCTACGCGGTGTTAAGGTCAATTATACTGACGTGCGGATCTCGGCAATGGAAGATTTTGTCGGACGGGGCGACAGATCTCTTGCTCCCGTCATCCGTCGCGCCTGGGAACTCGGTGCGGGGATGGATGCCTGGTGGGAAAGTCTGGATAAAGCCTACGGTGCCTGGGCACAAGCGATCGACGAAGCTGGTTTAGACTGGAAATACCGTCGCGTCGAAAATGGGGAATGGAATATCTTCGAGAACGATCCCGCTCTTGCTCCCTCCACTTTACAAGGGGAGGGCTGGGTTGGGGTAAAGATCTCCGCCGAAACCCTAGTCTCCAAGCAGGGATTTGGAGTAGGTAGCGAAGATGGTGGGGTACCCACGAGGGGCACCCCTACAGATCCGGGTACTGAGCCAAGATCTGTAGTCAATAATCGCGCCCCAATCCTCAAACCACGCATCGCCACAGGCGAAGCCGCACTAACAGATTCCTCGAACACACCAGAATCCGTAGGGGTGCCCCTTGTGGGTACCCAGCCCACCACGGCACCCACAAATAATCCAGTCCCCCCCTCCCCCATCCAACTTCCCCACAACCTCAACGCCCCCCTCCCCTGGGATCACCTCGACACGGGTATCGATAAAAAGTGGCTCCAAGACGACCTAGAACGCGCCCTCGCCGCTGGCATCGTCCCCGACTGCTCATTCGATGGCTGCTCCCATTGCGGCGTCTGTGGCACCGATTTCGGGCACAATGTTATCGTACCGCCCCTCCCCATCCCCGAATTTACGGGACACTTTACCCCCAATACCGACAAAGTACAGCGCATCCGCGTCTGGTTCGGCAAAATTGGCAAAATGTCTCTAGTCGGGCATCTAGATTTAGCCAAATTATTCGATCGAGCCATCCGCCGTGCCAGTATTCCCGTAACCTACAGTGGCGGCTTCCATCCGGCACCTCGGATTATGATTGCCAACGCCTTACCATTAGGCTCGACAAGTACGGGTGAAATCGCCGATATCGAACTCACCAGCATGATGGATGAGTCAGAATTTCACACCAAATTAGCAGCCCAATTACCCGCAGATATTCCCATTTATCGCGTAGAATCTGTTGATCTCAAACAACCTGCGGCTTCAGCGTTAATAACTAAAGCGGAATATCTAATTACTGTTTCATCGATTAGCGAAATACCTCCCCAATGGGAAACTTGGCTCGCGGCGGTGTTAGCTAGTCAGGAAATCATTCAGAACAAAAAATCTAAATCTGGCAAGAATACACAAATCAATCTACGCGATCGATTATATGAATTGGAGTCGGAACCCACCCCCAGCCCCTCCGAGGAGGGGAGTAATATAGAGTTGCGATATGTGGGCAGTTGTGCAAATGATGGAACGTTGTTGCGTCCAGAACAGATGGTGTTTATGTTAGAACAGGTTTCTGGGATGGAGTTGCAGTTGGTAAGTGTTGTTCGATTGAGATTGATTGTAGGTGAGTAA
- a CDS encoding CPBP family intramembrane glutamic endopeptidase codes for MLNFSQIKNYPAPGRMFCFILVLALIWLPGLAIIYLVMSSTQNLEDPATKNLLSILTMGLLAIEFIALLPWWGRKVYEHPNLYARYGLVFTRQNGLLLLKGLAIGASFAVALFITQGLLGWLTWQSPRLSILQLALEGSATALGVGLAEELFFRGWMLDELERDYAPKIALIIDASLFALLHFLKPIPVILASLPQFPGLVLLGIVVIVAKHQHRNLLGISIGLHAGMVWAYYIVNVGNMVKYSGRVSDWITGINGNPISGILGLIFLGILAVLMSNMSKTFDRPKV; via the coding sequence ATGCTAAATTTCAGTCAGATTAAAAATTATCCAGCACCGGGGCGAATGTTTTGCTTTATCCTGGTGTTGGCTTTAATATGGTTGCCTGGATTGGCAATCATATATCTAGTGATGAGTAGCACCCAAAATCTGGAAGATCCGGCTACCAAGAATTTGCTCTCGATTCTGACAATGGGATTGCTCGCGATCGAGTTTATCGCATTATTACCTTGGTGGGGACGCAAAGTTTACGAGCATCCCAATTTATACGCTCGTTATGGGTTGGTCTTCACGCGCCAGAATGGACTATTATTACTCAAAGGATTGGCGATCGGTGCGAGCTTTGCTGTTGCGTTATTTATTACTCAAGGGCTGCTCGGTTGGTTGACGTGGCAATCCCCGCGATTGTCTATTTTGCAGTTAGCATTAGAAGGTTCGGCAACAGCATTGGGCGTCGGCTTGGCAGAAGAGTTATTTTTTCGGGGCTGGATGTTGGATGAATTAGAGCGAGATTATGCGCCAAAAATTGCTTTAATTATCGATGCTAGCTTATTCGCGCTCTTACATTTTCTCAAACCGATTCCAGTCATACTCGCATCTTTGCCGCAGTTCCCTGGACTAGTTTTACTCGGCATTGTCGTGATTGTTGCCAAACATCAACATCGAAACTTATTAGGGATTTCGATCGGTCTTCATGCTGGGATGGTCTGGGCTTATTATATTGTCAACGTTGGGAATATGGTTAAATATTCTGGTCGAGTTTCGGATTGGATTACTGGAATAAATGGCAATCCAATTTCGGGGATATTGGGGTTGATTTTCTTAGGAATTTTAGCTGTTTTAATGTCGAATATGTCGAAGACATTCGATCGACCCAAAGTTTAA
- a CDS encoding DUF5615 family PIN-like protein has translation MRFLADENFPGGAVAALRSNGHDVAWIRTLSPGISDPEVLKLAQAEDRVLLTFDKDFGELAFVTELPATSGIVLFRIQSPSSIIMTEKIITVIELRDDWAGHFSTIDNNKIRMREL, from the coding sequence ATGCGCTTCCTCGCCGATGAAAATTTTCCAGGCGGTGCCGTAGCAGCATTACGATCGAATGGACATGATGTGGCATGGATTCGCACATTATCGCCAGGGATTTCCGATCCTGAAGTGCTAAAACTTGCCCAAGCAGAAGATCGGGTTTTACTAACTTTTGATAAGGATTTTGGAGAGCTGGCTTTTGTAACTGAGCTTCCCGCAACTAGTGGCATTGTCCTATTTAGGATTCAATCGCCATCAAGTATTATAATGACTGAAAAAATTATAACTGTAATTGAACTTCGTGATGATTGGGCAGGACATTTCAGCACGATCGATAATAACAAAATTCGGATGAGAGAATTGTAA
- a CDS encoding DUF433 domain-containing protein — protein MNWQERIVIEPNILVGKPTIRGTRLAVEFVIDLLAQGWSNEDIIENYCITIEDIRACLSYANEALKAEKVYPIPA, from the coding sequence GTGAACTGGCAAGAAAGAATAGTTATCGAACCCAATATTCTCGTTGGTAAACCTACTATCAGAGGAACTCGCCTCGCTGTGGAATTTGTTATCGATCTTCTTGCTCAAGGATGGAGTAATGAAGATATTATCGAAAATTATTGCATTACGATCGAAGATATTCGAGCTTGTCTCAGTTATGCAAATGAAGCTCTCAAGGCTGAAAAAGTCTACCCCATACCTGCCTAA